In a genomic window of Vibrio gigantis:
- a CDS encoding AAA family ATPase gives MITEITLDGVASYKKKTTLFTDKKVNIIYGLNGSGKSTFSNYFYDYDNPKYNQCTHNVGDVSILVYNQSFIKENFYDKDSLHGIFSLSKENKDAKQKVEAVTLEIEKLAKDREAIQKEIDVQEQLITTAKLKAQVKAWEIKTNYSGGDRVLEFCLKGKMGGKEVLLNHLASIPLLQSKPTKTIATLKNEANAIDGDNATKYAVLSPLSSYKLSDEDNDSLQELILGSEDSPVSKLILKLQNSDWVSDGLKYIENLEDGQCPFCQSKTITDSFTKQIKDYFDESYQDSVNGIKSIESQYETTIAQFPSLDEYKQTPFSASNLADLTKYHGQISNGLESNLTLIRQKVSNPSLRIILTDMSDSVDNFNILIDKINKEIVEHNTRIDNSSTELEKIRNEFWSILRFEYDLTISTFNDAKNKAVKVIDTKQKELNDKTVVETEKNEERVKYQKSTVNIEDAIRNINLGLTEIGITDFHIEKYEDDLYRLVRTDTNDKIFSSLSEGEKMIISFLYFRELFRGKQSATEGQVKKIAIIDDPVSSLSHIFVYNIGQILKNDFFNSTSVEQVFVLTHSLYFFYELTDANHKRRKETQNLFRLSKNTTGSSISNMKYEEVQNDYQSYWSVINDDKQPPALIANCMRNIIEYFFNFVQKEDLSNVIQKPELKEQRFQAFVRYINRESHSLGQNIFDFKEFDYNDFKEGLRLVFDVTGYNSHYNRMAKITA, from the coding sequence ATTACGACAATCCAAAATACAATCAATGTACACACAATGTTGGCGATGTTTCTATTCTTGTGTACAACCAAAGCTTTATTAAAGAAAATTTTTACGACAAAGATTCCCTTCATGGCATCTTTAGCCTGTCTAAAGAGAATAAAGATGCAAAACAAAAAGTCGAAGCTGTAACGCTTGAAATAGAAAAATTAGCAAAGGATAGGGAAGCGATACAAAAAGAAATTGATGTGCAAGAGCAACTTATAACGACAGCAAAGCTTAAAGCTCAAGTAAAAGCTTGGGAAATAAAAACTAATTACTCTGGTGGCGATCGAGTTCTAGAGTTTTGCCTGAAAGGTAAAATGGGAGGTAAAGAGGTTCTACTCAATCATCTCGCTTCAATTCCATTGTTACAATCCAAGCCAACGAAGACAATTGCTACTTTAAAAAATGAAGCTAATGCAATTGATGGCGATAATGCAACGAAATATGCAGTACTTAGTCCGTTGAGTTCTTACAAATTATCTGACGAAGATAATGATTCCCTACAAGAACTCATTTTGGGCAGTGAAGACAGTCCAGTTTCAAAATTAATTTTGAAATTACAGAACTCAGATTGGGTAAGTGATGGTTTAAAATACATTGAAAATCTTGAAGATGGTCAATGTCCTTTCTGTCAGTCAAAGACAATAACAGATTCATTTACTAAACAAATTAAAGACTATTTCGATGAGTCCTATCAAGATAGTGTCAATGGTATTAAAAGTATTGAGTCTCAGTATGAAACAACTATAGCTCAATTTCCTAGTTTAGATGAGTATAAGCAAACCCCTTTTTCAGCGTCCAACCTCGCAGATTTAACAAAGTATCACGGTCAAATTTCAAATGGCCTAGAATCAAACCTGACTTTGATTCGACAGAAGGTATCGAACCCTAGTTTAAGAATTATTTTGACTGATATGTCTGATTCTGTTGATAACTTTAACATATTGATTGATAAGATTAACAAAGAGATTGTCGAGCATAATACACGCATAGATAACTCTTCAACTGAACTGGAAAAAATAAGAAATGAGTTTTGGTCAATACTGAGGTTCGAATACGATTTGACGATTAGTACTTTCAATGATGCTAAAAATAAAGCCGTTAAAGTGATTGATACGAAGCAAAAAGAGCTTAATGATAAAACAGTCGTAGAAACTGAGAAAAACGAAGAGCGAGTTAAGTATCAAAAATCAACAGTCAATATTGAAGATGCAATTCGCAACATAAATCTGGGTTTAACTGAGATTGGTATTACGGATTTTCATATAGAGAAATATGAAGATGACTTATATCGGCTTGTACGAACAGATACCAATGACAAAATCTTCTCTTCATTGAGTGAAGGCGAAAAAATGATTATCAGTTTTCTCTACTTTAGGGAGTTGTTCAGAGGTAAACAAAGTGCCACGGAAGGGCAAGTTAAAAAAATTGCAATTATAGACGACCCTGTCTCAAGCCTTTCACACATTTTTGTGTATAACATAGGGCAAATATTGAAGAATGATTTCTTTAACTCAACATCGGTAGAGCAAGTCTTTGTCTTGACGCATAGTTTATATTTTTTCTATGAGCTAACGGATGCAAATCATAAAAGAAGAAAAGAAACTCAAAACCTTTTCCGCCTATCTAAAAATACGACTGGTAGCTCGATTAGTAATATGAAGTATGAAGAAGTTCAAAACGACTATCAGTCATACTGGTCTGTGATTAACGATGATAAACAGCCACCTGCTTTAATTGCTAATTGTATGAGAAACATAATTGAATATTTCTTTAACTTTGTCCAAAAAGAAGATTTAAGTAATGTAATTCAAAAGCCTGAGTTGAAGGAACAGAGGTTTCAAGCATTTGTAAGATATATCAATAGAGAATCCCATTCCTTAGGACAAAATATCTTTGATTTTAAAGAATTTGATTACAATGACTTTAAAGAAGGGTTAAGGCTTGTGTTTGATGTAACAGGTTATAACTCTCACTACAACAGAATGGCAAAAATCACTGCTTAA
- a CDS encoding AAA family ATPase, whose protein sequence is MKLAFLHINSHKALENIDIPINSSHKCSYMDNQLTLLFSPDKLDYYQGLDCSAIIGKNGVGKSTILDFLEVSYDGTDSSGVIVWFDSRKEKYHVCPVNLYIDDNSIISNRDYTLETALSNLTKRSKVKLVKANNLTGVETNEFSTKRKSNSFIYDMSLSQYVKGSKRVVAQRTNRLISYFDKSESFNKSEQPKVKFTFQFSASSTAYLKSLLNNKDFVSQHIKSEDDLSRLKHQLNDNLACVYLQEYKILGSQLIRANLLSICNYLSKLSIIKKDHRDEVFIKLLLGFTTGHFDEQHINNLLLEVRKDSSINSIDSIVSLDASIILMKFQEAINILENISRLIHLFSDQFNIDNNNTLSTFNPHLIIELTNCISNLPQMLLSNFKYGWNGFSTGEFAKLNIFSELYNYIHEQKNRSISNHLIVMDEVDLYLHPDWQRTFFSELLEFIKIEFPINTVQIILSTHSPIIISDFLPEDIISLDRINGTTKIVESFGFASHITDLYVDGMHLNSTFGEHSKKAISQLLKRANNSSLTALDLNLIRKIKSKNIQNMILGYDDKN, encoded by the coding sequence ATGAAACTAGCTTTCCTGCATATTAATAGTCATAAAGCACTAGAAAATATTGACATACCAATAAATAGCTCACATAAATGCAGCTATATGGATAACCAATTAACCTTATTGTTTTCGCCAGATAAGCTTGATTACTATCAAGGGCTAGATTGTAGTGCCATAATTGGAAAAAATGGTGTAGGTAAAAGCACTATTCTAGATTTTCTGGAAGTTTCTTATGATGGAACCGACTCTAGTGGAGTTATCGTTTGGTTCGACAGTAGAAAAGAAAAATATCATGTTTGCCCTGTAAATTTATACATTGATGATAATTCTATCATAAGTAATCGGGACTATACTTTAGAGACTGCGCTGTCTAATCTCACTAAACGAAGCAAAGTTAAACTTGTTAAAGCAAATAATTTGACTGGTGTTGAAACTAATGAATTTTCAACCAAAAGAAAATCAAATTCCTTCATATATGATATGAGCCTATCACAATATGTAAAAGGAAGTAAAAGAGTCGTTGCTCAACGTACAAATCGATTAATTAGTTACTTCGACAAAAGTGAATCTTTCAACAAGTCCGAACAACCTAAAGTGAAGTTCACTTTTCAATTTAGCGCATCCTCTACCGCTTATCTAAAATCACTGTTGAACAACAAAGATTTTGTATCGCAACATATAAAATCAGAAGATGACTTAAGTCGGCTAAAACATCAACTTAATGATAACTTAGCATGTGTATACTTACAGGAGTATAAAATACTTGGCTCACAACTCATAAGAGCAAATCTTTTATCAATATGTAATTATTTATCCAAACTCAGTATCATTAAGAAAGATCATAGAGACGAAGTTTTCATTAAACTTCTGCTTGGATTTACCACTGGCCATTTTGATGAACAGCATATAAATAATTTACTATTGGAAGTAAGGAAAGATTCGAGCATTAATAGCATAGATAGTATTGTTAGTCTCGATGCATCTATTATATTGATGAAATTTCAAGAAGCAATCAATATTCTTGAAAATATTTCACGCCTGATACATTTATTTTCAGATCAGTTCAATATCGATAACAACAATACGTTATCAACTTTTAATCCTCACTTAATAATTGAATTGACTAACTGTATTTCTAATCTTCCTCAAATGCTATTGAGTAATTTTAAATATGGTTGGAACGGTTTTAGTACTGGCGAATTTGCCAAGTTGAACATATTTTCTGAACTCTATAATTACATACATGAGCAAAAAAATCGGTCTATTTCTAATCACCTTATAGTTATGGACGAAGTGGACTTATACCTACATCCCGACTGGCAAAGAACGTTTTTTTCTGAACTGCTCGAATTTATCAAAATTGAGTTCCCGATTAACACTGTTCAGATCATTTTGAGCACGCACTCCCCGATAATAATAAGTGATTTTCTACCAGAGGACATAATCTCTCTTGATAGGATAAATGGTACAACAAAAATTGTAGAGTCTTTCGGTTTCGCATCTCATATTACTGATTTATATGTAGATGGTATGCATCTTAATTCAACATTTGGCGAGCATTCAAAGAAAGCAATTAGTCAATTGCTAAAACGTGCAAATAACAGTTCTCTTACAGCACTTGATCTCAATTTAATCAGAAAAATTAAAAGTAAGAACATACAAAATATGATATTAGGTTACGATGATAAAAATTAA
- a CDS encoding CreA family protein: MKKLISILLPILLVGCSDNEVGNVDLGIFSLKDVSIKNLDDEKIPGVTCHIASVEADFSLADPSDSSISCRQTGEITPEMIATIDKGKSGEVVFKQSKSIFFKTMKVRRIYDAENQTLLYLSYTTKETDSSFKHSLSTVPLWGTKAYVEAQPVQ, encoded by the coding sequence ATGAAAAAACTAATCTCTATCCTTTTACCTATTCTTCTTGTAGGTTGTTCAGACAATGAAGTTGGTAATGTTGACCTTGGCATATTCAGCCTAAAAGACGTATCAATCAAAAACTTGGATGACGAAAAAATACCAGGTGTAACGTGCCACATTGCATCTGTGGAAGCAGACTTTAGCCTTGCAGACCCAAGCGACAGCTCTATCTCATGCCGCCAAACCGGTGAGATCACACCAGAAATGATCGCAACAATTGACAAGGGAAAATCAGGCGAAGTTGTTTTCAAACAGTCTAAAAGTATCTTCTTTAAAACAATGAAGGTTCGACGTATCTACGATGCAGAGAATCAGACTCTACTTTACTTGTCTTACACGACCAAAGAGACTGATAGTAGCTTTAAGCATAGTTTGTCTACAGTTCCATTATGGGGAACTAAGGCATATGTAGAAGCCCAACCCGTGCAATAA
- a CDS encoding lipoprotein yields the protein MKKALIAAGIVTMLAGCSDNEVGDVSLGFFTMKHKPCI from the coding sequence ATGAAAAAAGCCTTAATAGCAGCAGGTATCGTCACAATGTTAGCTGGCTGTTCGGACAATGAGGTTGGCGATGTCTCACTGGGTTTCTTCACTATGAAGCATAAACCTTGTATTTAG
- a CDS encoding HD domain-containing phosphohydrolase has translation MYKLLISIAVLCVSAYSSLSSANDWDIKRILVLHSYEPSYQWTADFQKGIDSAFHQSQTEVKLSIEYLDSKRVHSPEYYDSLANYLRAKYAGYKFDGVIATDDNAANFLESLDTLIERSTPVVAVGINDASTNMYSVSDKATVLYENDQIDVNIKLISKLRPNLKNLYFVNDYSVTSELIRKEMNRMMAEFPNINLVEIRDLSLEHTSQFLEGISVDDAVLLSHYNTELKQGVYHTYQEIAETLSKASAAPVFALWQFYISGDVLGGYVNHSQSMGEEAVDALDKYLPLGFTAPLTPGDNKRFVFNYPAMKRYGISASVLPDEAVFINEPSSFIRKNFQLLLGLSMVIAGLSLIILMQFVTLRQKKELAKKNKRILKLQKQTLNIQKDMIHVLGEAIETRSGETGNHVKRVAKLSALLAKYRGLSHREVEMIEIISPMHDVGKISVPESILDKPGKLTDQEWEVMKLHTTAGYNLLKSGAGDITNLAAIIANEHHERWDGAGYPSGKVGDDIHLFARITAVADVFDALLSARCYKEPWPLEMVVDLFERESGYQFDPQLTKLLLEHLPEFVAIRDSYPDTGTVEYASAPSLEAKVLEEPVVS, from the coding sequence ATGTACAAGCTATTGATATCAATCGCTGTATTGTGTGTTAGCGCTTATTCTTCACTTAGTTCTGCTAACGACTGGGATATCAAACGCATCCTAGTTTTACACTCATACGAACCTTCTTATCAATGGACTGCTGACTTCCAAAAAGGAATAGACAGTGCGTTCCATCAATCTCAAACCGAAGTTAAACTCTCAATAGAGTATTTGGATTCAAAGCGTGTCCACAGCCCAGAGTACTATGACTCTCTCGCGAACTACTTACGTGCGAAATATGCAGGTTATAAATTTGACGGCGTGATTGCTACTGACGACAACGCTGCCAATTTCCTCGAATCGCTAGACACTTTAATTGAGCGTTCAACACCTGTGGTGGCTGTAGGGATAAATGACGCTAGCACTAATATGTACTCAGTGTCTGACAAAGCGACTGTGTTGTACGAGAATGATCAGATCGACGTCAATATTAAGCTTATCTCTAAGCTAAGGCCTAATCTAAAGAACCTCTATTTTGTAAATGATTACAGTGTCACGTCTGAGTTGATTCGCAAAGAAATGAATCGCATGATGGCTGAGTTTCCAAATATAAACCTCGTAGAAATTCGCGATCTCTCACTGGAGCATACAAGTCAATTTTTGGAAGGGATCTCTGTGGACGATGCGGTTTTGCTCAGTCACTACAACACCGAGTTAAAGCAAGGGGTCTACCACACTTATCAAGAGATTGCGGAGACATTATCTAAAGCGAGTGCTGCCCCAGTATTTGCTTTGTGGCAGTTCTATATTTCCGGTGATGTACTCGGTGGCTATGTTAATCACTCACAAAGCATGGGTGAGGAGGCAGTTGATGCGCTAGACAAATACCTTCCTCTTGGTTTTACTGCGCCGTTAACTCCTGGGGACAACAAACGTTTTGTATTTAATTATCCCGCAATGAAACGATACGGAATTAGTGCAAGCGTGTTACCTGACGAAGCGGTGTTCATCAATGAGCCTTCTTCCTTTATTCGCAAAAACTTCCAGTTGTTATTGGGGCTGTCGATGGTTATTGCGGGCTTGAGCCTGATCATCTTGATGCAATTTGTCACTCTGCGCCAAAAGAAAGAGCTAGCCAAAAAGAACAAACGAATCTTAAAGCTCCAGAAACAGACCTTGAATATTCAAAAGGATATGATTCATGTTCTCGGGGAGGCTATTGAAACCCGCTCGGGTGAAACGGGTAATCACGTTAAGCGCGTTGCTAAGTTGTCTGCGTTGCTTGCTAAGTATCGTGGTTTGAGCCATCGCGAGGTCGAGATGATTGAGATCATCAGTCCTATGCATGATGTGGGTAAGATTTCAGTCCCTGAATCAATCTTGGATAAACCGGGAAAGTTAACTGACCAAGAGTGGGAGGTGATGAAGCTTCACACCACGGCGGGTTATAACTTATTGAAGAGTGGAGCGGGTGATATTACCAACCTCGCTGCGATTATTGCTAACGAACATCATGAGCGTTGGGATGGAGCTGGTTACCCTAGTGGCAAAGTGGGTGATGATATTCACCTATTTGCTCGGATCACCGCCGTAGCCGATGTATTTGATGCACTGCTTAGTGCGCGTTGTTACAAAGAGCCGTGGCCCTTAGAGATGGTGGTCGATTTATTCGAAAGAGAAAGTGGCTACCAATTTGATCCTCAGCTAACCAAATTGCTACTGGAACACTTACCCGAGTTTGTCGCTATTCGAGATTCGTACCCCGATACTGGAACTGTAGAATATGCGTCAGCACCTTCGCTTGAAGCAAAGGTATTAGAAGAGCCGGTTGTTAGTTGA
- a CDS encoding HAD-IA family hydrolase, whose protein sequence is MRLEQTKCVIFDCDGTLIDSEKLCCQALVNVFTGFGAELNVNDCYAHFQGGKLADILMDTQARLGLSISIDTLEPLYRIELEALFQRHLKPMDGAIELIEFLKQQDIEFCIASNAPKSRVESSLAMTGMFDDFKGKVFSAFDANSWKPEPDLIIYTAMNMGFLPNECIYVDDTLKGIEAGVRAGIQSFRLRPSIDESIVDSEADSAELSAQDIYSLEEISVWISGKHCSTDGIANSVALVG, encoded by the coding sequence ATGCGGTTAGAACAGACTAAATGTGTAATTTTCGATTGTGATGGAACACTTATCGACAGTGAAAAGCTGTGCTGCCAAGCTTTGGTGAACGTTTTCACTGGCTTTGGGGCGGAGTTGAACGTCAACGACTGTTATGCGCACTTCCAAGGTGGGAAGCTGGCCGACATCTTAATGGATACGCAAGCGCGTTTAGGCTTATCTATCTCAATTGATACACTAGAACCGTTATACAGGATCGAATTAGAAGCATTGTTTCAGCGTCATTTAAAGCCGATGGACGGCGCTATCGAGCTTATCGAATTCCTTAAGCAACAAGATATCGAGTTTTGTATCGCTTCCAATGCACCCAAATCTAGAGTTGAATCTTCATTGGCAATGACTGGAATGTTCGATGACTTTAAAGGCAAAGTCTTTTCAGCTTTTGACGCTAATAGCTGGAAACCAGAACCTGATCTGATTATTTACACGGCAATGAACATGGGCTTTCTACCGAATGAGTGTATATATGTGGATGATACTTTGAAAGGGATTGAGGCAGGTGTTCGCGCGGGTATTCAATCGTTCCGCTTGCGACCAAGTATTGACGAATCAATCGTAGATTCCGAAGCCGACTCAGCAGAACTTTCGGCTCAGGATATCTACAGTTTAGAAGAAATTTCAGTTTGGATTAGTGGCAAGCACTGCTCAACTGATGGTATAGCGAATTCTGTAGCTTTGGTGGGGTAG
- a CDS encoding efflux RND transporter periplasmic adaptor subunit, whose amino-acid sequence MKHITLLFVALILTGCKQDPVKSDLDTTKPIRSVKYITTVFQSHTQIRELSGIVRSAQTSPLSFKVGGTVSELIVSKGQRVEKGQVLAQLETNDLVFALSKAQASLGAAKVAKLQAEDKYRRSEKLSTKGFVSESELIAIRADLDAKQQQENLAQTDLSNAELNLERSKLYAPFSGQVSQVLIDEFTKVSSGQKIIELVNDFAYEVDFLVPESLISEVYFGEETKVKIPAVNDTPFTGTVSEIGAVVERGNAYAVTLQLSESKAELRNGMSAEIQFNIGGSNHGAVLLPIDSFNFNDRDASSEKNNAAIFVVNPESYVIEKRYVEIKRNINAQVVVIGNLFEGEHVVTAGVPYLYEGQQVALWEGL is encoded by the coding sequence GTGAAACATATTACTTTGCTTTTTGTTGCCCTAATCCTAACAGGGTGCAAACAAGACCCTGTCAAATCTGACTTAGACACAACGAAGCCCATTCGTAGCGTTAAGTACATTACGACCGTTTTCCAATCACATACTCAAATTCGTGAACTTAGCGGTATTGTGCGAAGCGCACAAACGTCGCCTTTGAGTTTTAAAGTAGGGGGAACAGTCAGTGAACTTATTGTTTCCAAAGGTCAGCGAGTTGAAAAAGGACAAGTGCTCGCTCAACTTGAAACAAATGATCTGGTGTTTGCGTTAAGCAAAGCGCAGGCCTCGTTAGGAGCGGCGAAAGTGGCTAAGTTGCAAGCTGAAGACAAGTACCGACGCTCGGAAAAGTTGAGTACGAAAGGCTTTGTGTCCGAGTCTGAGTTGATCGCAATTCGAGCTGACTTGGACGCTAAGCAACAGCAAGAGAACCTCGCTCAAACTGATTTGTCCAATGCAGAGCTTAATTTAGAACGTTCTAAACTATACGCTCCGTTCTCTGGTCAAGTCAGCCAAGTATTAATTGATGAATTTACTAAAGTTAGCTCCGGACAGAAGATCATCGAATTAGTGAATGACTTTGCCTACGAAGTGGATTTCTTGGTACCAGAATCGTTGATCTCTGAGGTTTACTTTGGCGAAGAAACCAAGGTTAAGATTCCAGCGGTTAATGATACTCCATTCACGGGTACCGTTTCTGAGATTGGTGCTGTGGTCGAAAGAGGCAATGCGTATGCGGTTACCTTACAACTGAGTGAATCAAAGGCTGAGTTACGCAATGGCATGTCCGCAGAAATTCAATTTAATATTGGTGGCTCAAACCATGGCGCAGTATTACTTCCTATCGATTCATTTAACTTCAATGACCGGGATGCCAGTTCAGAGAAAAACAACGCAGCCATCTTTGTTGTTAATCCAGAAAGTTATGTGATCGAAAAGCGTTATGTTGAGATTAAACGCAATATTAATGCTCAAGTTGTGGTGATCGGCAACCTTTTTGAGGGGGAACACGTCGTAACAGCGGGCGTTCCTTATCTTTATGAAGGGCAACAAGTCGCTCTGTGGGAAGGTTTGTAA